The proteins below are encoded in one region of Mycobacterium pseudokansasii:
- a CDS encoding Imm61 family immunity protein, with amino-acid sequence MEDQLGIVRGFRTYVHHSPAKNCGRDIALEKQNFCGRKRHTLINDTGKVVAVAAVDRVVELSHHLDATMEAIKHSYLAIDGKPLFTLRPETMKQLTTDTINPNQYDADSTQWRRRVAY; translated from the coding sequence TTGGAGGATCAGTTAGGAATAGTGCGGGGCTTCCGTACATACGTGCACCATTCTCCCGCAAAGAATTGCGGCCGGGATATAGCATTGGAAAAACAGAATTTTTGTGGACGTAAACGGCATACCCTCATTAATGACACAGGAAAGGTCGTCGCAGTTGCGGCGGTGGACAGAGTGGTCGAATTATCGCACCATTTGGATGCAACTATGGAAGCCATTAAGCATTCTTATCTTGCCATTGACGGCAAGCCGCTCTTTACTCTAAGGCCCGAAACCATGAAGCAACTGACAACGGATACTATTAATCCGAATCAATATGATGCGGACTCAACTCAGTGGCGCCGTCGAGTTGCCTATTGA
- a CDS encoding Imm61 family immunity protein has translation MINGVDLTSDLQAWCRRARLDMVQGSQTKDGRTVIWGNAGEVRYYIYNIEGWYVITCSDRMGPEAYDFAATSMHVIERYLYGVFGGSVRNSAGLPYIRAPFSRKELRPGYSIGKTEFLWT, from the coding sequence ATGATAAACGGTGTGGATCTGACGTCGGATTTACAGGCGTGGTGTCGACGGGCTCGCTTAGACATGGTCCAGGGGTCGCAAACCAAAGATGGCCGGACAGTAATTTGGGGCAATGCCGGCGAGGTGCGATACTATATCTACAATATCGAAGGTTGGTATGTGATTACGTGTTCAGATCGCATGGGTCCGGAGGCCTATGACTTCGCAGCAACGTCGATGCACGTTATAGAAAGGTACCTCTATGGAGTCTTTGGAGGATCAGTTAGGAATAGTGCGGGGCTTCCGTACATACGTGCACCATTCTCCCGCAAAGAATTGCGGCCGGGATATAGCATTGGAAAAACAGAATTTTTGTGGACGTAA
- a CDS encoding TNT antitoxin family protein, whose translation MNTHIEIPARLEEWGNIAGYTLTPGSRSEDGRAIFWASLGEIRLFIGWNDRGWFVVKDSDRMGPEHFILAAPSMDTIEKYFFGRFCQAIRRKRELPRLRIPVLREQLAPNFHIDIRDFEGVDRLTLISSDGAAVAVSSSDSVTGTAELVKLSFFLNVSIDEIVASCLDQNGKPLFRER comes from the coding sequence ATGAACACGCACATAGAAATCCCGGCAAGGCTCGAGGAATGGGGAAATATTGCTGGATATACCCTGACTCCTGGATCCCGCAGTGAAGATGGACGCGCAATATTCTGGGCATCGTTGGGTGAAATTCGACTCTTTATTGGCTGGAATGACCGCGGCTGGTTTGTCGTCAAGGACTCTGACCGCATGGGTCCGGAACACTTCATCTTGGCTGCCCCGTCGATGGATACTATTGAAAAGTACTTTTTTGGCAGATTCTGTCAGGCTATTAGACGGAAGCGTGAATTGCCGCGTTTAAGAATTCCGGTCTTGAGGGAGCAGCTAGCCCCTAACTTCCATATCGATATCCGGGACTTTGAAGGGGTTGATCGGCTGACTTTGATCTCTTCCGATGGTGCCGCGGTCGCTGTTAGCAGTTCTGATTCAGTGACTGGTACGGCGGAACTTGTCAAATTGTCATTCTTTTTGAATGTGTCAATTGATGAGATCGTCGCATCCTGCTTGGATCAGAATGGAAAGCCGTTGTTTCGGGAACGATAG
- a CDS encoding Imm61 family immunity protein — MTAPVDLSLDLYNWIRSAGLDMTQGSQTDDGRTVIWNKGGEVRYFVSYADGYSTMTSSNRMAPERFHLSSSTMPILEKYLYGRFGNSIRKQNGLGWVRKPCAIDELQQAYTIGKVTFYGRERDALIDESGAVLAIGEIDRLVELSHYLDAPVSAIKDSFFNPLGKPLFSPLGER, encoded by the coding sequence ATGACAGCCCCGGTGGACCTCTCGCTCGACCTGTATAACTGGATTCGGTCAGCGGGTTTGGATATGACTCAGGGCTCACAGACGGACGATGGCCGTACGGTTATTTGGAATAAAGGTGGTGAAGTACGTTACTTTGTGAGCTATGCCGATGGCTATTCTACAATGACGTCATCTAATCGTATGGCGCCGGAGCGTTTTCATCTCAGTAGCTCGACGATGCCCATACTTGAAAAGTACCTATACGGTCGTTTCGGGAACTCGATCCGAAAGCAGAACGGTTTAGGCTGGGTCCGCAAGCCGTGTGCTATTGATGAACTCCAGCAAGCGTATACTATCGGTAAAGTAACTTTTTATGGTCGCGAACGTGATGCGTTAATTGATGAATCCGGAGCTGTGCTTGCAATCGGCGAGATAGATCGGTTGGTTGAATTGTCGCATTATCTAGACGCTCCGGTCTCCGCGATAAAGGATTCGTTCTTCAATCCGCTGGGCAAGCCACTATTTTCGCCATTGGGGGAGCGGTAG